A portion of the Corynebacterium ammoniagenes DSM 20306 genome contains these proteins:
- a CDS encoding methionine ABC transporter ATP-binding protein yields the protein MVAVSFRNVSKVFETKAGSITALDDVSAEVPAGSIFGVVGTSGAGKSTLLRTVNGLEKPTSGVVQVLGKEVTKLNGSDLRGLRREVSMVFQHFNLLNSQSVAHNVGLPLVLAGTPRAQVKKRVAEVLAMVGLDTRAENTPKQLSGGQRQRVGIARALVTNPKILICDEPTSALDPITTNQILDLLLKVNSELGITVLIITHQMSVVSRIADHIAVMEHGRVIENGDVAQVFAHPQQELTRQFVETVVPQKLPLAIEQEVRSGKFDRVIRAIHNGGAARDLISDFANQGIQASLLHASDAALRRQSVGTVVIGLSAQNASLIDASLAHLSHRPGLEVEDVN from the coding sequence ATGGTCGCTGTTTCCTTTCGCAATGTATCCAAGGTCTTCGAGACCAAAGCCGGCAGCATCACAGCGCTTGACGATGTCAGCGCCGAAGTCCCAGCCGGCAGCATCTTCGGCGTGGTCGGCACCTCAGGTGCGGGCAAATCCACGTTGTTGCGCACCGTCAATGGCTTAGAAAAGCCCACCTCGGGCGTCGTCCAGGTCCTCGGCAAGGAAGTCACGAAGCTCAACGGTAGCGATCTGCGTGGTCTGCGCCGCGAGGTCTCCATGGTCTTTCAGCACTTTAACCTGCTCAATAGCCAATCGGTGGCCCACAACGTCGGGCTTCCCTTGGTACTGGCAGGCACCCCACGCGCGCAGGTAAAAAAGCGCGTGGCCGAGGTACTAGCGATGGTCGGGCTCGATACCCGCGCAGAAAATACCCCGAAGCAGCTCTCCGGCGGGCAGCGTCAGCGCGTGGGAATCGCCCGCGCCCTGGTGACCAACCCGAAAATCCTCATCTGTGATGAGCCCACATCTGCGCTGGACCCGATAACCACTAACCAGATTTTGGATCTTTTGCTCAAGGTCAACAGCGAACTCGGCATCACGGTGCTAATTATCACGCACCAGATGTCCGTCGTCTCGCGCATCGCGGATCACATCGCAGTGATGGAGCACGGCCGCGTAATCGAAAACGGCGATGTCGCACAGGTCTTTGCTCACCCGCAGCAAGAACTGACCCGCCAATTTGTTGAAACCGTGGTGCCGCAAAAGCTCCCGTTGGCCATCGAGCAGGAGGTGCGCAGCGGCAAATTCGACCGCGTCATTCGCGCCATCCACAACGGCGGCGCAGCCCGTGACCTCATCTCGGATTTTGCTAACCAGGGCATTCAGGCATCGCTGCTGCATGCTTCCGATGCCGCCTTGCGTCGGCAGTCAGTTGGCACCGTGGTTATAGGTTTGTCTGCCCAAAACGCATCGCTTATCGATGCCAGCCTAGCCCACCTTTCCCACCGCCCCGGCCTGGAAGTAGAGGATGTGAACTAA